CGGATTCTACAATCCCTTCTTTGCCGCCCAGGTCGCTTGGGACCTTGGGAACGGCTTCGGCTTCAGCTACATGGCCGGTTTCTATCTGGGGGTGAACACAGGCGTCGCGTTCGATTCCACCTCGTTCAACCAGCGCTTCGCCCTCAGCTATACGGCGGATGGCTGGAATCTCACCGCGAACGCCATCTGGGGCATCCAGGCGAACGGGGTGAGCACGACAATCAATCCGAATTTCCTGAACGTTGATCTCACCGCCACCAAGAAGTTCGGAAAGTTCGAGATCGGCCCCGTTGCCTATTATTCAACCGATCTGAACAATCCGGTCCCCTTTTATCAGAAGCAAAGCCAGTTCGCGGTGGGCGGCCTCGTTGGCTATGACTTCGGTCCGGTCATCCTGCAGGCCTATCTGACCACCGACGTTTATGAGCAGAACTACGGCGGAAAGGACACCCGCCTGTGGGGCCGCATCATCGTGCCGCTCTGGAACCCGCCAGCGGCGACGCA
The nucleotide sequence above comes from Xanthobacter flavus. Encoded proteins:
- a CDS encoding transporter, whose product is MTTFARMAAVAALSAAAMLPETMPAHAGSVTQPGETVGLAAGAPLPEGVYAVNTADYGCRNTSPDSTCVGVDIPVLAWATPVFLFGGRLQLLTAVPVVGVGVQNGDYTSGFYNPFFAAQVAWDLGNGFGFSYMAGFYLGVNTGVAFDSTSFNQRFALSYTADGWNLTANAIWGIQANGVSTTINPNFLNVDLTATKKFGKFEIGPVAYYSTDLNNPVPFYQKQSQFAVGGLVGYDFGPVILQAYLTTDVYEQNYGGKDTRLWGRIIVPLWNPPAATQQTALLHK